A stretch of the Alosa alosa isolate M-15738 ecotype Scorff River chromosome 16, AALO_Geno_1.1, whole genome shotgun sequence genome encodes the following:
- the hnf4g gene encoding hepatocyte nuclear factor 4-gamma isoform X3, whose protein sequence is MHIGRKKDIMPAEPNMIQGDNGMNSNCAICGDKATGKHYGASSCDGCKGFFRRSIRKSHVYSCRFNRQCVVDKDKRNQCRFCRLHKCFRAGMKKEAVQNERDRISSRRNLQETSDLPPITLLAQAESLSQQINAINPTVPPDVSETKSATIADVCESMKQQLLVLVEWAKYIPAFSELPLDDQVSLLRAHAGEHLLLGVAKRSMPYKDILLLGNGCVIHRNCPEAEINRVANRVLDELVLPFQDIQIDDNEYAALKAIVFFDPDAKSLRDPAKIKNMRYQVQMSLEDYINDRQYDSRGRFGELLLLLPTLQSITWQMIEQLQFIKLFGLAKIDNLLQEMLLGADLSSPGITTEQPHLHPPGHPQLAQDPHTGHTLVISSIPASVHIQQIASPETPIPSPQQLPNQEMYKAASSPTTILLPATDQMNRQSPDPPL, encoded by the exons ATGCACATAGGCCGCAAGAAAG ACATCATGCCGGCCGAACCCAACATGATCCAGGGGGATAATGGCATGAACTCCAACTGTGCCATCTGCGGGGACAAAGCCACTGGCAAACACTACGGCGCTTCCAGCTGTGACGGCTGCAAGGGCTTCTTCAGACGGAGCATACGCAAGAGCCACGTCTATTCTTGCAG GTTCAATCGCCAATGTGTAGTCGACAAAGACAAAAGGAATCAGTGTCGGTTTTGCCGTCTCCACAAATGCTTTAGAGCTGGAATGAAGAAAGAAG cgGTACAAAATGAAAGGGATCGTATCAGCTCAAGAAGAAACCTACAGGAAACCAGTGACCTGCCCCCTATCACCTTACTTGCACAGGCAGAGTCCCTATCACAACAG ATCAACGCCATCAACCCCACAGTGCCCCCTGATGTCTCAGAGACGAAATCAGCTACCATAGCTGACGTCTGTGAGTCCATGAAACAACAGCTGCTCGTTCTGGTAGAATGGGCTAAATACATTCCGGCTTTCAGTGAATTGCCACTTGATGACCAG GTGAGTCTCCTAAGAGCGCACGCTGGAGAACACCTCTTACTTGGTGTGGCCAAGAGGTCAATGCCCTACAAAGACATCTTGCTTCTCG GTAATGGTTGTGTAATCCACCGGAACTGTCCTGAGGCAGAGATCAATCGAGTCGCCAACCGTGTCCTGGACGAATTAGTCTTACCCTTCCAAGATATCCAGATCGATGACAATGAATATGCAGCCTTAAAAGCTATCGTTTTCTTTGACCCCG ATGCCAAGAGCCTTCGAGACCCAGCCAAGATTAAAAATATGAGGTATCAGGTCCAGATGAGCTTGGAGGACTACATCAACGACCGACAGTACGATTCGCGGGGCCGCTTTGGCgagctgctgctcctgctgcccaCCCTGCAGAGCATCACCTGGCAGATGATCGAGCAGCTGCAGTTCATCAAGCTCTTCGGCCTGGCCAAGATTGACAACCTGCTGCAGGAAATGCTGCTTGGAG CTGACCTGTCGTCCCCAGGGATAACCACAGAGCAGCCCCACCTGCATCCCCCTGGCCATCCCCAGCTTGCTCAGGACCCTCATACTGGCCACACTCTTGTCATCAGCTCCATCCCAGCTTCTGTGCATATACAGCAGATCG CTTCTCCAGAGACCCCCATCCCCTCTCCTCAACAGCTGCCCAACCAGGAGATGTACAAAGCAGCATCTAGTCCCACCACCATTCTACTCCCTGCCACGGACCAGATGAACAGACAATCCCCAGATCCTCCTCTCTGA
- the hnf4g gene encoding hepatocyte nuclear factor 4-gamma isoform X1: protein MKYPPTPLSKSLLDMEVANYSEGLDPTYSTLGFENADVLYEGDIMPAEPNMIQGDNGMNSNCAICGDKATGKHYGASSCDGCKGFFRRSIRKSHVYSCRFNRQCVVDKDKRNQCRFCRLHKCFRAGMKKEAVQNERDRISSRRNLQETSDLPPITLLAQAESLSQQINAINPTVPPDVSETKSATIADVCESMKQQLLVLVEWAKYIPAFSELPLDDQVSLLRAHAGEHLLLGVAKRSMPYKDILLLGNGCVIHRNCPEAEINRVANRVLDELVLPFQDIQIDDNEYAALKAIVFFDPDAKSLRDPAKIKNMRYQVQMSLEDYINDRQYDSRGRFGELLLLLPTLQSITWQMIEQLQFIKLFGLAKIDNLLQEMLLGADLSSPGITTEQPHLHPPGHPQLAQDPHTGHTLVISSIPASVHIQQIASPETPIPSPQQLPNQEMYKAASSPTTILLPATDQMNRQSPDPPL, encoded by the exons ATGAAGTATCCTCCAACACCTCTCTCTAAATCCCTGCTGGACATGGAGGTGGCCAATTACTCCGAGGGTCTGGATCCCACCTACAGCACCCTTGGGTTTGAGAATGCAGACGTCCTTTATGAAGGGG ACATCATGCCGGCCGAACCCAACATGATCCAGGGGGATAATGGCATGAACTCCAACTGTGCCATCTGCGGGGACAAAGCCACTGGCAAACACTACGGCGCTTCCAGCTGTGACGGCTGCAAGGGCTTCTTCAGACGGAGCATACGCAAGAGCCACGTCTATTCTTGCAG GTTCAATCGCCAATGTGTAGTCGACAAAGACAAAAGGAATCAGTGTCGGTTTTGCCGTCTCCACAAATGCTTTAGAGCTGGAATGAAGAAAGAAG cgGTACAAAATGAAAGGGATCGTATCAGCTCAAGAAGAAACCTACAGGAAACCAGTGACCTGCCCCCTATCACCTTACTTGCACAGGCAGAGTCCCTATCACAACAG ATCAACGCCATCAACCCCACAGTGCCCCCTGATGTCTCAGAGACGAAATCAGCTACCATAGCTGACGTCTGTGAGTCCATGAAACAACAGCTGCTCGTTCTGGTAGAATGGGCTAAATACATTCCGGCTTTCAGTGAATTGCCACTTGATGACCAG GTGAGTCTCCTAAGAGCGCACGCTGGAGAACACCTCTTACTTGGTGTGGCCAAGAGGTCAATGCCCTACAAAGACATCTTGCTTCTCG GTAATGGTTGTGTAATCCACCGGAACTGTCCTGAGGCAGAGATCAATCGAGTCGCCAACCGTGTCCTGGACGAATTAGTCTTACCCTTCCAAGATATCCAGATCGATGACAATGAATATGCAGCCTTAAAAGCTATCGTTTTCTTTGACCCCG ATGCCAAGAGCCTTCGAGACCCAGCCAAGATTAAAAATATGAGGTATCAGGTCCAGATGAGCTTGGAGGACTACATCAACGACCGACAGTACGATTCGCGGGGCCGCTTTGGCgagctgctgctcctgctgcccaCCCTGCAGAGCATCACCTGGCAGATGATCGAGCAGCTGCAGTTCATCAAGCTCTTCGGCCTGGCCAAGATTGACAACCTGCTGCAGGAAATGCTGCTTGGAG CTGACCTGTCGTCCCCAGGGATAACCACAGAGCAGCCCCACCTGCATCCCCCTGGCCATCCCCAGCTTGCTCAGGACCCTCATACTGGCCACACTCTTGTCATCAGCTCCATCCCAGCTTCTGTGCATATACAGCAGATCG CTTCTCCAGAGACCCCCATCCCCTCTCCTCAACAGCTGCCCAACCAGGAGATGTACAAAGCAGCATCTAGTCCCACCACCATTCTACTCCCTGCCACGGACCAGATGAACAGACAATCCCCAGATCCTCCTCTCTGA
- the hnf4g gene encoding hepatocyte nuclear factor 4-gamma isoform X2, with protein sequence MKYPPTPLSKSLLDMEVANYSEGLDPTYSTLGFENADVLYEGDIMPAEPNMIQGDNGMNSNCAICGDKATGKHYGASSCDGCKGFFRRSIRKSHVYSCRFNRQCVVDKDKRNQCRFCRLHKCFRAGMKKEAVQNERDRISSRRNLQETSDLPPITLLAQAESLSQQINAINPTVPPDVSETKSATIADVCESMKQQLLVLVEWAKYIPAFSELPLDDQVSLLRAHAGEHLLLGVAKRSMPYKDILLLGNGCVIHRNCPEAEINRVANRVLDELVLPFQDIQIDDNEYAALKAIVFFDPDAKSLRDPAKIKNMRYQVQMSLEDYINDRQYDSRGRFGELLLLLPTLQSITWQMIEQLQFIKLFGLAKIDNLLQEMLLGGITTEQPHLHPPGHPQLAQDPHTGHTLVISSIPASVHIQQIASPETPIPSPQQLPNQEMYKAASSPTTILLPATDQMNRQSPDPPL encoded by the exons ATGAAGTATCCTCCAACACCTCTCTCTAAATCCCTGCTGGACATGGAGGTGGCCAATTACTCCGAGGGTCTGGATCCCACCTACAGCACCCTTGGGTTTGAGAATGCAGACGTCCTTTATGAAGGGG ACATCATGCCGGCCGAACCCAACATGATCCAGGGGGATAATGGCATGAACTCCAACTGTGCCATCTGCGGGGACAAAGCCACTGGCAAACACTACGGCGCTTCCAGCTGTGACGGCTGCAAGGGCTTCTTCAGACGGAGCATACGCAAGAGCCACGTCTATTCTTGCAG GTTCAATCGCCAATGTGTAGTCGACAAAGACAAAAGGAATCAGTGTCGGTTTTGCCGTCTCCACAAATGCTTTAGAGCTGGAATGAAGAAAGAAG cgGTACAAAATGAAAGGGATCGTATCAGCTCAAGAAGAAACCTACAGGAAACCAGTGACCTGCCCCCTATCACCTTACTTGCACAGGCAGAGTCCCTATCACAACAG ATCAACGCCATCAACCCCACAGTGCCCCCTGATGTCTCAGAGACGAAATCAGCTACCATAGCTGACGTCTGTGAGTCCATGAAACAACAGCTGCTCGTTCTGGTAGAATGGGCTAAATACATTCCGGCTTTCAGTGAATTGCCACTTGATGACCAG GTGAGTCTCCTAAGAGCGCACGCTGGAGAACACCTCTTACTTGGTGTGGCCAAGAGGTCAATGCCCTACAAAGACATCTTGCTTCTCG GTAATGGTTGTGTAATCCACCGGAACTGTCCTGAGGCAGAGATCAATCGAGTCGCCAACCGTGTCCTGGACGAATTAGTCTTACCCTTCCAAGATATCCAGATCGATGACAATGAATATGCAGCCTTAAAAGCTATCGTTTTCTTTGACCCCG ATGCCAAGAGCCTTCGAGACCCAGCCAAGATTAAAAATATGAGGTATCAGGTCCAGATGAGCTTGGAGGACTACATCAACGACCGACAGTACGATTCGCGGGGCCGCTTTGGCgagctgctgctcctgctgcccaCCCTGCAGAGCATCACCTGGCAGATGATCGAGCAGCTGCAGTTCATCAAGCTCTTCGGCCTGGCCAAGATTGACAACCTGCTGCAGGAAATGCTGCTTGGAG GGATAACCACAGAGCAGCCCCACCTGCATCCCCCTGGCCATCCCCAGCTTGCTCAGGACCCTCATACTGGCCACACTCTTGTCATCAGCTCCATCCCAGCTTCTGTGCATATACAGCAGATCG CTTCTCCAGAGACCCCCATCCCCTCTCCTCAACAGCTGCCCAACCAGGAGATGTACAAAGCAGCATCTAGTCCCACCACCATTCTACTCCCTGCCACGGACCAGATGAACAGACAATCCCCAGATCCTCCTCTCTGA